A region of Saimiri boliviensis isolate mSaiBol1 chromosome 8, mSaiBol1.pri, whole genome shotgun sequence DNA encodes the following proteins:
- the GPR27 gene encoding putative G-protein coupled receptor 27, which produces MANSSEPSSGGGGEAAALGLKLATLSLLLCVSLAGNVLFALLIVRERSLHRAPYYLLLDLCLADGLRALACLPAVMLAARRAAAAAGAPPGALGCKLLAFLAALFCFHAAFLLLGVGVTRYLAIAHHRFYAERLAGWPCAAMLVCAAWALALAAAFPPVLDGGGGDDEDAPCALEQRPDGAPGALGFLLLLAVVVGATHLVYLRLLFFIHDRRKMRPARLVPAVSHDWTFHGPGATGQAAANWTAGFGRGPTPPALVGIRPAGPGRGARRLLVLEEFKTEKRLCKMFYAVTLLFLLLWGPYVVASYLRVLVRPGAVPQAYLTASVWLTFAQAGINPVVCFLFNRELRDCFRAQFPCCQSPRTTQATHPCDLKGIGF; this is translated from the coding sequence ATGGCGAACTCGAGCGAGCcaagcagcggcggcggcggcgaggcGGCCGCCCTGGGCCTCAAGCTGGCCACGCTCAGCCTGCTGCTGTGCGTGAGCCTGGCGGGCAACGTGCTTTTCGCGCTGCTGATCGTGCGGGAGCGCAGCCTGCACCGCGCCCCGTACTACCTGCTGCTCGACCTGTGCCTGGCCGACGGGCTGCGCGCGCTCGCCTGCCTCCCGGCCGTCATGCTGGCGGCGCGGCGTGCGGCGGCCGCGGCGGGGGCGCCGCCGGGCGCGCTGGGCTGCAAACTGCTCGCCTTCCTGGCCGCGCTCTTCTGCTTCCACGCCGCCTTCCTGCTGCTGGGCGTGGGCGTCACCCGCTACCTGGCCATCGCGCACCACCGCTTCTACGCCGAGCGCCTGGCCGGCTGGCCGTGCGCCGCCATGCTGGTGTGCGCCGCCTGGGCGCTGGCGCTGGCTGCGGCCTTCCCGCCGGTGCTGGATGGCGGCGGAGGCGACGACGAGGACGCGCCGTGCGCCCTGGAGCAGCGGCCCGACGGCGCCCCCGGCGCGCTGGGCTTCCTGCTGCTTCTggccgtggtggtgggcgccACGCACCTTGTCTACCTCCGCCTGCTCTTTTTCATCCACGACCGCCGCAAGATGCGGCCCGCGCGCCTTGTGCCCGCCGTCAGCCACGACTGGACCTTCCACGGCCCAGGCGCCACCGGCCAGGCGGCCGCCAACTGGACGGCGGGCTTCGGCCGCGGGCCCACGCCGCCCGCGCTTGTGGGCATCCGGCCCGCGGGGCCGGGCCGCGGCGCGCGCCGCCTCCTCGTGCTGGAAGAATTCAAGACGGAGAAGAGGCTGTGCAAGATGTTCTACGCGGTCACGCTGCTCTTCCTGCTTCTCTGGGGGCCCTACGTCGTGGCCAGCTACCTGCGGGTCCTGGTGCGGCCCGGCGCCGTCCCCCAGGCCTACCTGACGGCCTCCGTGTGGCTGACCTTCGCGCAGGCCGGCATCAACCCCGTCGTGTGCTTCCTCTTCAACAGGGAGCTGAGGGACTGCTTCAGGGCCCAGTTCCCCTGCTGCCAGAGCCCCCGGACGACCCAGGCGACCCATCCCTGCGACCTGAAAGGCATTGGTTTCTGA